Below is a window of Flavobacterium sp. N2820 DNA.
TGTATGAAAAAATAGTAACGCGCTCGTTGTTTGGAAATATTAACGCGAGTAGGAATTCGGCTTAGTTTGAAATGAGATTCTGAAACAAGTTCAGGATGACAGTGGTTTTCATTATAATTCCTTTGTCAAGCTGAACTTGTTTCAGCTTCTAAAGAATAAACCTCAAAATTTAGATATCTAAACTTTGAGGTTTATTAATTTTTTATTTCAAAAGACTATCTAACAACTCCGTTAATTGAGCAGAAGAAGGTCTTGCAGCATCAGCTTTTAAAACTTTTCCATCAGGACCAATTAATAAGAATCTTGGAATAGAGTTAATACCAAAAGCTTTAATAAAATCTGAATTCCAGTTTTTATCTGCAAACAATTGAATGCCACCTAATTGTTTTTCGGTTACAAATTTTTGCCATTTTTCATGGTCTTTGTCAACATCTACTGAGATACTTACAAATTCAATGTTTTTGCCATGGTATTTTTCTTCTACTTTCTTTAAATGAGGAATTTCAGCTCTACAAGGTCCGCACCAAGTTGCCCAAACATCGATGTACACATATTTTCCTCTTAAATCTTCTAATTTTGTTTTTCCGCCTTTATGGTTTTCATAATCAAATGAAGGAGCAACGGCATTTTCAAGTTTTTTCGCCGATGCTTTTTGATTGAAATATTGCATCAACATCATGCCTTCCTGATTAATCATTGGTTTTGCAATGTCAACCAATTTAGCATCTAAACCTGCATTTTCTAAATTAGCTAAATCGCTGGTTTTCTTTTTCTCTAAAGCAGTTTTAAATTCGGCTTCTTCTTTTTCAAGTAAACCTTCTAATTCCATTTCAAAAACCTCGTCGGTTAGCGCTTTTTTTGCTAAATAATTATTTTCTTTTTCGCCTTTTCCTTTATAAACAATTGTTTCATCAAATTCTTTAGCGTTCATGGTTAAATTTAAATCATACCCATCTTTAAAAAATAGTAATGATGATTCTGATCCATCACTAAATTGGTGTAATCCTTCAGTAATTTCAAATGTAGATTCAAAAACACCTTTTTTGTTAACTGGAATTACATGTTTGAATTTTTTAGGACCAAAAATTGTTAAAGTGTCCGAATTTCGATTTTCGATTTTAGCCGAAAATTTTACTTTGCCTGTTGATTGTGCAAACGAAAAACAAGCTGATAATAATAGTAAATAAGTGATTTTTTTCATAAATTATTGGATAAGATGATTGTAAAAATAAAGTATTATTTTATAAAACTACAAAAACAAATTAAAATTGCATTTTAATTAACGCATTAGACGAAAAATTTTCAATTTTGTTAGTACTTTTGCATAAAATTTTTTAGAAATGTATAGAAGTCATAATTGCGGCGAACTAAACGCATCACATATTAATACAGAAGTTACCCTTGCTGGTTGGGTTCAAAAGTCTAGAGATAAAGGATTTATGATTTGGGTTGATTTACGTGATCGATACGGAATTACCCAATTGATTTTTGATGAACAAAGAACTGATAAAGCTGTTATTGAAAAAGCAAAATCTTTAGGAAGAGAATTTGTAATCCAAATCAAAGGAACGGTTATAGAACGTGTTTCTAAAAACCCAAATATGGCAACTGGTGACGTTGAAATTTTAGTTACCGAATTAACTATTTTAAACGAAGCACAATTGCCTCCTTTTACGATTGAAGATGAAACGGATGGTGGTGAAGATATTCGTATGAAATATCGTTATTTAGATATCAGAAGAAATCCGGTTAAAAATAATTTATTATTCCGTCATAAAGTATCCATGGAAGTTAGAAAATATCTTTCAGACCAAGGATTTTGTGATGTTGAAACGCCTTATTTAATTAAGTCTACTCCAGAAGGTGCGCGTGATTTTGTAGTGCCAAGTAGAATGAATGAAGGACAGTTTTATGCCTTACCTCAATCGCCACAAACCTTCAAACAGTTATTGATGGTAGGTGGAATGGACAAATATTTCCAAATTGTGAAATGTTTCCGTGACGAAGATTTAAGAGCAGACCGTCAGCCAGAATTTACACAAATTGACTGCGAAATGGCATTCGTGGAGCAAGAAGATATTTTAGATATGTTTGAAGGGTTAACGCGTCATTTACTTAAAGAAATCAAAGGAATTGAAGTAGATAAATTCCCGAGAATTACTTATGATTACGCCATGAAAACCTATGGTAACGACAAACCAGATATTCGTTTTGAAATGAAATTTGGCGAGTTAAACGCTGTAGCTCAGCATAAAGATTTTCCAGTATTCAATTCAGCTGAATTAGTAGTCGGAATCGCTGCGCCAGGTTGTGCAAATTATACCAGAAAAGAAATTGATACTTTAATAGATTGGGTAAAGCGCCCTCAAGTTGGAGCATTAGGAATGGTTTATGTAAAATGTGAAGAAGACGGTTCATTTAAATCATCAGTGGATAAATTCTACGATCAAGAAGATTTGAAAAAATGGGCAGAAATTACCAACGCAAAACCAGGTGATTTAATTTTAGTATTATCAGGAAAGGCAGATAAGACAAGAACACAATTATCGGCACTTCGTATGGAAGTTGCAACGCGTTTAGGTTTGAGAAAATCAGATGAATTTGCACCATTATGGGTAGTAGATTTCCCATTATTAGAATGGGACGAAGAAAGCGGAAGATACCACGCAATGCACCATCCATTTACTTCTCCAAAACCAGAAGATATGGCTTTAATTGAAACCGAACCAGGAAAAGTGCGTGCCAATGCTTATGATATGGTGTTAAACGGAAACGAAATTGGTGGAGGTTCTATTCGTATTCACGATAGGGATTTACAAAGTAGAATGTTTGATTTATTAGGTTTCAGTAAAGAACAAGCTCAGGCTCAGTTTGGATTTTTAATGAATGCATTTGAATTTGGCGCACCACCACACGGAGGTTTAGCTTTTGGATTGGATAGATTGGTTTCTATTTTAGGTGGTCAAGAAACAATCCGTGATTTTATTGCTTTCCCTAAAAACAATTCAGGAAGAGATGTAATGATTGATGCACCATCTACAATTGATGAAGCGCAATTGCAAGAATTACATATTAAATTAAGATAAAGATGAAAAAAATTCTGATTGGTCTTATCGTAATTATTGCAGGTCTAATTTCTTTTGGATATTTTCAAAAAAATAATGGTTTAAATGGCGATAAATGGATTGGAATAGGAATTTTAGTACTTGCTTTTGTGCTAATGCCATTATTTTTATACTCAAGATTTAAGAACAAAGAAGTGAGAGATCGCATGTTAAATTTTGATTTAAAGAAGGATAAAGAGCCTGAAAATCAATAAATTTGAAATATTTTATACCTTTTTGTTTTTTATATTGTAATTAAGTATATCTTTGAAGTATTATTAATTTTTTTATATTACAAAATGCGAACAGGCAAAGTTAAATTCTTCAATGAATCAAAAGGTTACGGTTTTATTACAGATGATGAAACAGGAAAAGACATTTTCGTACACGCAAGCGGAATGAGAGTTGAATCTCTTAATGAAGGTGATGCAGTAAGTTACGAAGAAGAAGAAGGAAGAAAAGGTAAAGTAGCTGCTCAAGTAGTAGTTATCGAAGACTAATATATATTATTTTTTGATTACCTAGAAAGAACAAAGTCCCGATTAAATCGGGACTTTTTTTGTTTACAACCATTTCTTTTCACTTTCAGTAGCGTCTAGAATATCTATTTCCAGTGCTAATTTAAAATGTTTAGCAACCTCAAAAGCTTTTATTTTGTTTGTTGTTTTATAAAATGTAATATGTTTATTTCTTTCGTAAAATAAGTTTACTAAAATCACACTACTTTTTTGGGTTGTTTCTGCGGTAACAACCCTTATAGTTTGGCTTTCATTTGTTTTAAATACTGAAGCATATTCAAAGTTAGGCATCTGATTCCATTTTCCAAACTTAATTCCAAACAATGATTGAAAAGATCGAATAGTTTTGTTAGTTAAGTTTATATCTGTTCCTTCGGCAACATTTAAGCCCAAACCAATAGCAATAAAAATAAACGCAAACAGACTTCCTGTTAAAACTACCATTAGAAATCCTAAACAAGCGAAAGCAATTCCGAAAAAACGCTTCACAAAAGGAATCTCTTTCGTATAACTAATAATGTTTTCCATACAAAAAAGGATTACAAAGTTGTAATCCTTTTCAAATATATAATTTTGATTTTATTTAAATAAATATTTTACTCCAAATAAAACATTTCCTTTTGGCATAGGAACCATTCCTGCTTCTACATATGCTGTGTTAAAAATATTATTAGCATATACTGAAAATTCTAATGCTTTTAATTGATATGAAGCACTTACATCCCAAATGTTGTAACTAACTCCTGAAGTTCTTTCTACGTATCTATATCCAATTGAATTACTGAAATTCTTGAACCATTCCATGGCATAATTTCCAACAAATTGATGTTTCATAGAATTGATAGAATATCTTGAATAAGCAGCACTGCTTTTTTTAACATCGTCTTCGATAAAAGTATACCCCATTTTAATTTTTTGTGGTAAAGTATTCAGCATAAATCGGTACTCAACTTGTGTTTCAAATCCTTTTGTGTTTACATCCTGAATGTTTTGTGGGGTATAAATAACATCTGCTTCGGTTGGTCTCACATAATCAATCAAATCATTTGAATCTCTGTTGAATGCTGCAAACGTAAAGTCAAATTTAGACGTTAACCATTTGATTCCAATTTCTTCTGAAAGTGCTTCTTCAGGTTGTAAATTTTCATTTCCAATAGCTTGTGGTCCAATATAATATAAATCGGTATAGGTTGGGACTCTGTATGTATACCCGATGTTTCCATACACTCTAAAATCTGAAGTAACTTGATAACCTAAATCTAATCCTGGAAATGCTTTGCTATCAAAGTCTGAAAAATAAGATACCGCAACTCCAGGTGTTATATCAAATTTTTTATCAAAAAACTGAAAACGATGTTCTAAAAACAGAGAAGCCATTTCTCTAGAATTATCGCCCAATCGGTTACTCGAAATGTAATATTTAGCCATTTCTATACCAAAACCAGTGATCCCCGCTTTTGATTCATATGAACCATTCAATTCTGCTGCAACTTTATTGGTAATGTGTAAATTTCTATACGCCGATGGATTGCTTCTGATATAATGATATTCGTCTTGATTTCTTCTCCAATATAATCTTGGTTTCCAAGTAAAATTTCCGTTTTTAATTACGGTTGAAAGTCCAATTAAACTTGCTTGGGTTTCTTCATATTGTTCTGTAGCTGATGGAATTCCGTAAAAACCATTTGCGCCAAATTTTCTCTCTGAGTAAGTCGTAAGTAAATCAATTGGTAATTTATTTTTATTGAATTGACTTTTTAACACATAATTTTGATTGTCAAAATCGGTGTTGTGACGATAACCTTCTGAAATATTTTTAGAAAAATGCACAATATGACTACTTGTTTCTAAATTAATAGCTCCGGTTGCTTCTGTAGTAAACTGTCCAAAAGAACCTGCTTGAACTTTGGCAATTAATGAATTTTCAAAACCATCCTTTGTTACAATATTAACAGCTCCTGTAAAAGCATTTTGTCCAAAAATTCGAGCAGCCGGACCTTTAATCACTTCAATTCTTTTGATTAATTCGATAGGTAATGCTAAGTTTAAGGTATGATGACCCGTTTGTGGATCATCAACTTTAATGCCGTCAATTAGCAGTAATGTTTGGTCAAAACCACCACCTCTAATGTATAAATCGGCCTGCATTCCGTTTACACCTTGACGTCTAACATCAATTCCTGCAACTTGTTGTAATGCGTCAGCAACGTTGGTAACACCCAGTTTTTTAATATCAGTTGCCGTAATTATTTGAATGGTTCTTGAATTTTCTTTAAAAGGTAAATCAATTCGCGAAGATGATACTATAACTTCTTTAAGCGAATCGGTTTTTGGTTCATTTTCTTGTGCATTTCCAAGTATAGCACTTAAAAGCAAGGCTGATAAAAAGTATTTATTTTTCATTTGAAGTTTATTTTAAAACGCTGCAAAATTCGTAACTTTCCGGACGATTAAAATAGTCCAGATATAAAATGATAGATAGTCCGGTAAATGTGTTATTAAAAGAACTGATTCACTTTGAAAAATCTGGAGGAACGGCTGTTTACATTCAAATTGCCCAACAAATTATAAATGGAATTCAGCGCGGTTATTTGACAACAGGAACTGCATTACCAGGCACGCGTACATTTAGTCAGTTACTAAAAATTCATAGAAACACAGCGGTAGCTGTTTATGACGAATTAGCCTCACAAGGTTGGGTAGAAATCATTGCCAATAAAGGTACTTTTGTATTGATTCCTGAACAAAAAAACCAACCAATAAAGGCAACTTCAGACCTTGTTGATGGAATTTATAAGTATTCAAAAAACACCGGATTTAATTTTAAAACTTCTTTTCATTTAGCGCCAGCAAACGAATTTTCTAAGGCAAAATATGCAATAAACGATGGAGAACCTGATTTGAGATTGCATCCTGTTCATCAGTTTTCGAAATGGTACAGTGCTGCCATGAAACGAAAATCGTTAATTTCTAAATGGAATCAAACCAATATATCTTCTCATTCGGCAATTGAAAGTCAATTATGTAATTATTTGAATGCTACTCGCGGGTTTCATATTCAACCGAATAATTTAATCAGTACACGAAGCTCCGAAATGAGTTTGTTTATTATTTCACAGCTTTTAATTCAACCCAATGATGTTGTTTTGGTAGGAAATTTAAGCAATTTTGCTTCCAATATGATTTTTCAGCAAGCTGGTGCTTCAATCAAAACCATTCCAGTTGATGAACAAGGATTAGATGTTGAGTATATTAAAAAACATTTTACAAAAGGAAAAATTCGTTGTGTTTATGTTTGTTCCAATAGGCATTATCCCACAACTAAAACATTGAGTGCCGAACGAAGATTGAAGTTAATCCAATTGGCTTCTGCTTATCAATTTGCAATTATTGAAGATGATTTTGATTATGATTTTCAGTACAATGGAGTTTCAAAGTTGCCAATGGCTAGTGCAGATGCGAATGGAATGGTAATTTATTTAGGTAAAGTAGGTCAATCGTTATTTCCTAGTTTTCAAACAGGATTTGTAGTTGCACCCGATAATTTAATTTTGGAAGCCAAAAATTATTTAAAAATGTTGGATCGTCAAGGCGATTTGATTCAGGAACAATTGCTTTCAGAATTAATTTATGAAGGAGAAATCCACAGATTGATAAAAAAAAATGTATTCATTTATAAAAAACGTTGTGATTATTTATGTGCTTGTTTAACTGAAAATTTTAAGCAAACAATACGTTTTGAAAAACCAAATGGAGGATTGGCAATTTGGTTACAATTTGAACCAAAAATTTCATTAGTTCAGTTAGCAGAACAAGCGTATAAAAACGATTTATTTTTACCCAAAACGATTCTATATCAAGATAAAAACACGTGTGCTATTCGTTTTGGTTTTGGGCATTTAAATGAAGACGAAATCGAAATTATAGTTAAAAAACTCAAACAAGCGTATGACTTTTTGTTGTAAAGAAAAAGAAAAACCCCAAAAGAAATTTTTGGGGTTCGTTATTGTTATGTTTGATTGAATTAGTTTTTAACTAAAACATCTTTTGACCATTTTTTTACTTCAGCAATTCTACTGTCAGAAAAATCAACTTCAGTTAAAGAAGCTTCTGACCAAAAAAACCATTTTCCTTTTTTTGAACCGTTTTCAAATTCTCCTATGGCTTGTTTCGTTCCATCTTCGTTATATGAAACCCATTTGCCGTTTGGTTTTCCGTTTAAATAGTTTCCTTCTTGTTTGATTTGACCATTATCATAGTAGTAAGTAGTTTTTACTTCTTGCCCAATGATTTCATATTTTGGCTTAACTTCTTGTGCAAATGTTAGACTTGTTACTAACATTATTCCTGCAATCATTATATTTTTCATAGTCTATTTCTTTTAAGAGTTAATAATACTATAACAAATATAAATGTTTTTTTACAATAAAAAAACTTTAAGTTAACAATTTGATAACATTGAGCTAAAATTTAAAATTAAACCTGCTTATTTGACGTTTAATATCCCAATTTTTCTCTTACTCTTTTTAATACATTATTTGCTACAATACCAGCTTTTGCGGCACCTTCTAACAATAATTTATCAACTTCTTCCAAATTATTGATGTAATAATTATATTTTTCTCTTTCGGTTTTGAATTTTATGGTAATTAACTCATATAAAGCTTGTTTAGCATGTCCGTAGCCATAATTTCCAGCTTCGTATTTAGCACGCAAATCAGCTACATCTTCTGCAGTACCTAATAATTTGTACAAAGCAAAAACATTACATGTATCAGGATTTTTTGGTTCTTCTAGTGGTGTACTGTCGGTTTCAATTGTTTTTATTTGCTTTAGTAGCGTTTTATCGTCTAAAAATATATTGATGAAATTGTTTCTCGATTTACTCATTTTTTGTCCATCTGTTCCCGGGATAATCATGATTTTTTCATCAATTTTAGCTTCTGGAATTACAAAGGTTTCACCCATTTGATGATTGAATCGTGAAGCCACATCACGCGTGATTTCTAAATGTTGCAATTGGTCTTTTCCAACAGGGACAAAATTTGCATCATACAATAAAATATCGGCAGCCATTAACATTGGATAGGAAAACAATCCTGCATTAACATCGTCTAATCTATCGGCTTTATCTTTGAACGAATGGGCTAATGTTAAACGTTGAAAAGGAAAAAAACAACTCAAATACCAAGAAAGTTCGGTAGTTTGTGGTACATCGGATTGGCGGTAAAAAACCACACGATTGGTATCTAAACCACAAGCTAGCCAAGCCGCTGCAACACTGTAAGTATTTTGTCTTAGTTCTGCTCCATTTTTGATTTGCGTAATCGAATGCAAATCAGCAATAAAAAGAAAAGACTGATTATCAGGATTATTTGCCATTTGAATTGCTGGTATAATTGCCCCTAATAAATTTCCTAAGTGTGGTGTTCCTGTACTTTGAATTCCAGTTAAGATTTTTGCCATTATAATGTGTTTTTTTAAAGCAAAGACACGATGTTCTTCAAGTTATTATTTAAATGCAAATGTAGAGTAAAAACCGAAAAGTAAAAAGGCATCAGTTTTATTAAAATGATTACTTTTGAAAATCTAATAGACTAGCCACAATGAAATTTTTAAAATATCCACTCACGTTATTGTATCGCATTTGGTTTTACATCCTGGTTTTAGTTCCAATAATAATTTTGTTTCCGTTTATATTAGCTACTATTTTAAGCGAAAAAACGTATCCTTTATTTTTTAAAATAGCTAGAATATGGTCTAAGATTATTTTATTTGGAATGGGTTTCAATTATTCAATTGAAGGAGATGATGTTTTTGAAGATGGTAAAAGTTATATGTTAGTAGCCAATCACACTTCAATGACCGATATTATGTTGATGTTGATTGCGGTTAAAAATCATCCTTTTGTTTTTGTAGGAAAGAAAGAATTAGCTAAAATTCCAATTTTTGGATTCATTTACAAACGTGTTTGTATTTTGGTCGACAGAAGCAGTAGTAAAAGTCGCTACCAGGTTTTTGAACGTGCACAAAAAAGAATTCATCAAGGGTTGAGTATTTGTATTTTTCCAGAAGGCGGTGTTCCAGAAGAGCACATTGTATTGGATGGTTTTAAAGATGGTGCATTTCGAATAGCAATTGAACATCAATTACCCATTGTTCCGATGGTATTTTTTGATAATAAAAAACGTTTTTCATATACTTTTTTTAGCGGAAGTCCAGGAAAAATGAGAGCAAAAATTTATCCAGTAATTGAAACTAAAGGAAAAACCTTAGAAGACAGAAACGCTATTAAACTACAAGTACGAAACATTATATTAGAACCATTAGTTAATGATTTGAAATAAAAAAGTCCAAACGCATCTGGACTTTTTCGGTTTCATTTTAACTAGAAATGAAACAACTTAACTTAAATTTAAGCTTAACCAACTAAAGCTTAAAAACTAAAACTTATTCCAGAGTACAAACCAATAAAATAGGGTTTGAAGTTACCAGAATTTTCACTAAAGGTATTGATTTGGTATTTAAACATAGGTTGGAAATTCGCATTGAAATTCTTCCAAAAGCTGTATTTAAAACCCAAACCGACATTACTACTAAAATGTATATTGTTTAAATTATTTGCACTACCGATATTCATTTCTTGTCCGTTAGAAACAAGCGAGACTTTGTTTTCACTTAAAAATAAAGTACTTAATCCACCAATCACTTCTATTCCAAATTTTTTGTCTAATAGCTTGTAACTTAATTCTACTGGAACTTCAACAAAACCAATTTCTTGATTCAATGAGCCATCATATTTTACAAGCGGTGTTCCTAAAACCGAAACAAATTCACCATTTTCTTGTAATTTGCTTTCAATATTAATCATTTTACCGGCAGAATTTGTTTTAACATTTTCAAGTGGTATTGCGCTCACATCTTGATAAAAAGCAATATCATTAGTATTGTAATCAATTTTTAAATTATTAACACCTGTTTTAATACTTAGTTTTTGTGTAATATTATAATTAATACCAACACCATAACTAAGAGTATTGTTAAAGCTTTTCTGATTTGATAAAAATCTAGAATCAATAGAAGATCCTTCCGCTAAAGAATTGAAATAAACAGGCGATGCGTTAGTGCTAATCGCCCATTTACTTCTTTTTTCTTTTTCTTTTTCATCTTCATTTTTCCCATCCTCTTTTGCTGCAAGCAATTCTTCTAGTGGATTTTTTTCTTCAGCAATTTTTGCCACTAGCGTACTATCTTTAGTAATGATTCCACTCGAAGTAACAATTGTTTTTGAATTGTTAAATTCTTTTAAATCAGTATTGGTATTATTTGTAACAGTTGTTTCTATATTGTCTTTTTCAAAAAAAGCATCAATTTTATCTGAATTAATATCCTTGTTATTTGTTTTATCAATTGATTTTTTATTTTGAATTGTAACTAAAACTTTATCATTTGAATTATTAAATACATTTTCATTATTTATCAATTCATCATTTGATGTTGTGATGACATTGCTTTTTGAAATTTTATTTCTTTTGGTGTTGTCAACTATAGTGCTGTTTGAATTGGTTTTTTTGTTTTCTTTTGTACCAGAAACAATAGCATTTTTTGATTTTGTTAATTCATTTATAGTAACGTTATTCTGATTAATTTTTTCTTCAAATTTATTTTTTTCAGAAGTGTTTCGATTTAATTCATTTGATTCTGAACTTGTAATGGCAGAATTTTCTATTCCAGAATTAGCGTTATTATTTGTTTTAATTTTTGCATCATCAGAAACAATAGAGTTGGTATTGTCTTGATTTAAAGTATCATTTTCAGATTGGTAATTCCAAATTAGTGTTCCAACAATAAATAATGAAGCGGCAATTCCTGAAAGTTGAAACCAAAAAGGAACCACTCTTTTTTTCTTCTTTTTTTCATTTAAACGAGATGCAATAGTGTCCCAAGAGTTTTGAGGAGGAATTGCCTCAAAGTCTTTGAATTTTTCTTGAAATAATCGTTCTATATTTTTTTGTTCTTTCATTTTGTTTTTTGGATTGAATAGTTGTTATTCAATTCTATCTTTTCTTTTAAAATTGCTTTTGCTCGTGCTAAATTAGATTTTGATGTTCCAATATTGATGTTTAGCATTTCTGCAATCTCTTTGTGTGAATAATCATCCATCACATATAAATTAAAAACCAATCGATACCTGTCAGGTAATTCTTGAATAATTTTGGTAAGAAAATCCAATGAAATATTTTCATCTTCAATTTCAACGTTTTCTTCGTCGGCTATTTTTTCAGAAATTATTTCAAAAACACCTTTATTTCTATATTGCTGTAAGGTGTAATTTATAGTTATTCTTTTAGCCCAACCTTCAAATGAACCTTTATTTTTAAATTGACTTATTTTATCAAAAATGATTAAAAAACTTTCTTGTAAATTGTCTTGTGCTTCGGCATAATCTCTCGAATACTTCAAACACACAGAAAACAACTTTGGCGCTAATAGATGGTAAAGTTGTTCTTGTGCTTTGGTATTATTTTTAGTACATTCATATATGAGTTGTTCTAAAATCAAAATTATATTAGTTTACTATCGCTTCATATTCTAAAAATTCATCTTCACCTGCTGCATTTGTTCCGGTCCAAAATTTAAACAAATAAGTTTGGCTTTCGGTTGGTTTAAAATCTAAAGTAACTTCATAAGGACCTTCTTCAATCGCATTTTCACAAGTATTAGATTTTAGTTTTACCGCATTTATTGCAACAATTCTTGTGTTACCATCATATCTATAATAAATACCATCATATAAATGACAAGTGGTGGGTCTTCTATATCTAATTTTTATTTGATTAATTACATTTACATTGAAATCAACTGGCATTTCAACAGATTCAACGGGAAGAAGAACGTATTCAACATTCGGTTCATCGTCCAAGTTGCAAGAGCTAAAAACAAAAAGTAAACTCAATAATAAAACTAACTTTTTCATTTTTTTTAATGTGTGTTTCTATTTAGATGAATAATTCTATAAATGGTTGCGTTAAATTACAAAAAAAATCACGCTCAAGGCGTGATTTAATTTTTATGCGTTATTTTCTTTGATTAGATCTTTAATTTTTTGCTCTAATTCGTCCATTAATTCTGGATTGTCTTTGATTAAAGCTTTTACGGCATCTCTACCTTGACCCAATTTTGTTTCTCCGTAGCTAAACCAAGAACCACTTTTTTTAATGATTTCAAATTCTACGGCTAAGTCTAAAACCTCACCTACTTTTGAAATTCCTTCACCATAC
It encodes the following:
- a CDS encoding lysophospholipid acyltransferase family protein; this translates as MKFLKYPLTLLYRIWFYILVLVPIIILFPFILATILSEKTYPLFFKIARIWSKIILFGMGFNYSIEGDDVFEDGKSYMLVANHTSMTDIMLMLIAVKNHPFVFVGKKELAKIPIFGFIYKRVCILVDRSSSKSRYQVFERAQKRIHQGLSICIFPEGGVPEEHIVLDGFKDGAFRIAIEHQLPIVPMVFFDNKKRFSYTFFSGSPGKMRAKIYPVIETKGKTLEDRNAIKLQVRNIILEPLVNDLK
- a CDS encoding RNA polymerase sigma factor, which produces MILEQLIYECTKNNTKAQEQLYHLLAPKLFSVCLKYSRDYAEAQDNLQESFLIIFDKISQFKNKGSFEGWAKRITINYTLQQYRNKGVFEIISEKIADEENVEIEDENISLDFLTKIIQELPDRYRLVFNLYVMDDYSHKEIAEMLNINIGTSKSNLARAKAILKEKIELNNNYSIQKTK